GGGCTCGCTGACGGACCTCTTCGGACATGCCGACGCCCGTGTCGCTGACCGCGCAATGCACGTCCGCCCCCGTCATCCACGTCTTGACGACCAGGCGCCCGCCGTCCGGCATGGCGTCGATCCCGTTCAGCAAGAGGTTCATCAGAACCTCCCGCAGGGGCGCGAGCTCGCCGGCCACGGGTCGGATGGCGCCCAGGTCGAGCGCCGTATCGATACGGATCTGACGCAGCAGGGCCTCGTTGTGCCAGCGCGGGCGCGTGAGCTCGAGCACCTCCTGCGCGAGCTGATTGAGATCGACGGGCACCGTGCGCGCGACGGGCTGCACGCGGCTGAAGCGCTGTACGCGCCGCACCACCTCTGCCCCGTCCTGGGCCGCCCGCTGGACAATCTCGAGGTATCGGCGCGCGTCGTGATCGGGCGCATTGGCGAGCAGCGTCTCCAGACGACCCAGGATGACCGCGAAGAGGTTGTTCAGATGGTGGGCCATGCCCGAGGCGAGCTTGCCGATGGCGGAGAGCGTCTCACCGCGCACGAGCTGGGCCTGAGTGGCCTTGAGGTCGTCCACCACGCTCTGCAGCTGCCGGGCCGCATCCTGCGCCTCCTCGAGGAGGCGGGCATTGTCCACCGCGTAGCCGATATAGGTCATGAGGGCGTTGAGGAACTGGAGATCGGTTGGCGTGAAGGCGCGGATGACCGTACCGCTGCTCCCGTCCTCTTTCTTGGCCAGGTTGAGCACACCGATGACGCGATCGCCGACGCGCACGGGCATGCACATGAAGGAGCCCGTGCCGTACCGGGGATCGTTCAGCGTGGCGAAGCGCGGATCGAATTCGATGTCGTCCACGATGACCGGCTCGCCCATTTGCGCGACCTTGCCCGCGATGCCCTCGCCCACCCGGATCTCCGTCTGGTTCTGGAGGTCTTCCGGCAGTCCGCGTGAGGCGGCGATGCGAAGGGTCAACTTCTCCTGATTGAGCAGCATGATGGAGCCGATATTGGCCCGGACGGCGCGCATGGTGCTCTGGAGCACGGAGGCGAGCAGGTCCTGGATCTTCGGGATGCGGGCGGAGAGCTCCACGACTTCGTTGAGAGTGCCCAGCTTGAAGACGAGATCTTCGAGCCGCTGGGTGGAGGCGCGGAGGTCTTCGAGCATCTGGTGAAAGGCGCCGGCGAGCTGGCCGATCTCCGCGACCTGTCCCAGCGCCGGCACGCGGGAAGGCTCCATGGCGCCCGGAAGGGGCTCGTCCGGCAGGAGGGGGAGATTGACCTCTTTGGCCAGCCGGGCGATCTGGTCCACCAGCCGCCGGAAGACGACGAAGCCCAGGCAGGCGATGATGAGGGCCATGAAGGAGGCGAACTGGGCTTCGGTCTTGGTGATGAGGTCGGAGACGGACAGGAAGGCGACGAAGAGCATGAGGGGCAGAACGGCGACGAGGACGAAGATGACGGCGGCCGCTTCCCGTATGCTCATCGCTTTGGACACGAAACTTGGGAGCCTCATGGGTGATTGGAACTACTGTAAAATCCCGGGCGTTCATTCTCCAAGCTAAACTGCCGGACCCCAGGGAGGAGAGCCATGGCCAATCCGCTGAGCCGCAGGCAGGTCCTGAAGTATGGCGCATTTACGACGGTGGGTGGTGTCCTGACCCCCGGTGTCTCGCTGGCCCAGGCCATCGTCACCGACACCAGGGGCCTCCTGGCCCGCGACATCCAATTGTCCGTGGGCGGCACGGCCATCCCCGCCTACGACGCGCGGCCCGAGAAGGCCGGGCGCTATCCGATCGTCCTCGTCATCTCGGGCTTCACCGGCAATAGCGAGCACAACAAGGACGTGGTCCGGCGCTTCGCCCAGGCCGGCTTCTACTCCATCGCTCCCGAGCTCTACTTCCGCGAGGGCGGAATGCAGGGGAAGGACTTCCAGCAGATGGGCCAGATCTCGGGCAAGGTCACCCGCGCCCAGCATCTGGGCGACCTCCGCGCCGCGGCCGACTATGCCAAGCAGCAGTCGTGGGCGCGCGCGGACCGGATCGGGGTCACGGGCTTCTGCGGGGGCGGAGCGCTGGCGCTGCACTTCACCGCGGAATATCCCAGCGTGACGGCAGTCGCGCCATGGTATGGCCAGGTCAAGCGCACCTTTCCCGATGCGCCCGGAGTGGACGCCTTCAGCCTCGTGGACAAGATCAAGGCGCCTGTGCTGGGGTTCTACGGCGAGGCGGACACGGGCATTCCCGCGGATGACGTCAAGCGCTTCGAGGCCGAGCTGAGGAAGAAGAACCCGAGCGTGGAGTTCGTGCTCTATCCGGGCGCGCCGCACGCCTTCTTCTCCGACGATCGGCCGCAGGTCTACAAGAAGGAGGCCGCCGAGGATGCCTGGAAGCGTTGCGTGGCCTTCTTCGACAAGCATCTGAAGGTCTAGCGCGTCGGTTTCTCACGCGCGCCTTCGGCGCGCCTCGACGGGCTGGCTTGCGCGGCGGCGGGTGCCGTCGTCCGCTCAACCTCCTCGCCTCGCGCGCCTCCTCGCTCGGGCGCCTCCGCCTGCCCCCCATCCCCCGAGACGGGGGTCGCTCGCCGCTCCGCCTGCGGCGGAGACGG
This genomic interval from Candidatus Methylomirabilota bacterium contains the following:
- a CDS encoding ATP-binding protein; the encoded protein is MSKAMSIREAAAVIFVLVAVLPLMLFVAFLSVSDLITKTEAQFASFMALIIACLGFVVFRRLVDQIARLAKEVNLPLLPDEPLPGAMEPSRVPALGQVAEIGQLAGAFHQMLEDLRASTQRLEDLVFKLGTLNEVVELSARIPKIQDLLASVLQSTMRAVRANIGSIMLLNQEKLTLRIAASRGLPEDLQNQTEIRVGEGIAGKVAQMGEPVIVDDIEFDPRFATLNDPRYGTGSFMCMPVRVGDRVIGVLNLAKKEDGSSGTVIRAFTPTDLQFLNALMTYIGYAVDNARLLEEAQDAARQLQSVVDDLKATQAQLVRGETLSAIGKLASGMAHHLNNLFAVILGRLETLLANAPDHDARRYLEIVQRAAQDGAEVVRRVQRFSRVQPVARTVPVDLNQLAQEVLELTRPRWHNEALLRQIRIDTALDLGAIRPVAGELAPLREVLMNLLLNGIDAMPDGGRLVVKTWMTGADVHCAVSDTGVGMSEEVRQRALDPFFTTKGPKSTGLGLSVTYGIVQRHNGKLEIASAPGRGTTVTITLPATGITTPVAAGAVSPDPTEPSHLRVLIVDDEPEVRSALADMLAFAGHTAFQAAGGREALAWLDAGQPVDLVLTDLGMPGMMGSEVARAIRGRWPHLKIGLMTGWDETEDLVADATSMVDFTLAKPFELKALTRAYVATATPA
- a CDS encoding dienelactone hydrolase family protein, encoding MANPLSRRQVLKYGAFTTVGGVLTPGVSLAQAIVTDTRGLLARDIQLSVGGTAIPAYDARPEKAGRYPIVLVISGFTGNSEHNKDVVRRFAQAGFYSIAPELYFREGGMQGKDFQQMGQISGKVTRAQHLGDLRAAADYAKQQSWARADRIGVTGFCGGGALALHFTAEYPSVTAVAPWYGQVKRTFPDAPGVDAFSLVDKIKAPVLGFYGEADTGIPADDVKRFEAELRKKNPSVEFVLYPGAPHAFFSDDRPQVYKKEAAEDAWKRCVAFFDKHLKV